A single genomic interval of Vicia villosa cultivar HV-30 ecotype Madison, WI unplaced genomic scaffold, Vvil1.0 ctg.000010F_1_1, whole genome shotgun sequence harbors:
- the LOC131621605 gene encoding ARMADILLO BTB ARABIDOPSIS PROTEIN 1-like, protein MDRKQNLKRKVTEEDVLRENSRRLYLIEDIVQHIDMLNSVSSSYDPDIGHAQDVLCFLSDLANDEDTVNLLVICDVIPSLVKVLHMVSNGGEFDVDTYDINRDCVFILGLIVVKPEYQQLIVDAGALPCLVDLLMRPKAPDISQIHFSHLLGRVADVITDLAHDNNSIKTLVRLEGGIPPLVDLLESDDTEVHRAATEALRTLAFQNAENKDQVLEQMLYLMRFGEKAVQKRVALALAHLCSADDRKAIFIDNNGLELLLNLLGSTTKKEKREAAEALHTMATKGMSVSIVDLAPASPTPLVYMGEQYVNNPVLSDVTFIVEGKRFHAHRACLLSSDIFRAMFDGGYKEKESKEIEIPNIKWNVFELMMRFIYTGTVAVDLDIALDLLKAADQYLLDGLKRICESVIYEDISVENVSVMYVMSDTYNATSLKYSCILFILKHFDNVSAKPWYSRFIRCIKPDIRNFFSTLLTMPKHAS, encoded by the exons ATGGACCGCAAGCAAAATTTGAAGAGGAAAGTTACCGAAGAAGATGTTCTTCGTGAAAACTCTCGCCGTCTATATCTTATCGAGGATATTGTTCAACACATCGATATGTTAAACTCAGTCTCTTCGTCGTATGATCCGGATATTGGTCatgctcaagatgttctatgtTTTCTTTCCGACCTCGCCAATGATG AGGATACTGTGAATCTTTTGGTAATTTGTGATGTCATTCCATCTCTGGTGAAGGTTTTGCATATGGTGTCTAATGGGGGTGAATTCGATGTTGATACTTACGATATTAATAGAGACTGTGTCTTTATCCTCGGTCTTATTGTTGTCAAG CCTGAGTATCAACAACTTATTGTTGATGCTGGAGCCTTGCCCTGTCTTGTAGACTTGTTGATGAGACCTAAGGCCCCTGATATTTCTCAAATACATTTTTCTCATCTTCTTGGGAGAGTAGCCGATGTAATAACCGATCTTGCTCATGATAATAACAGCATCAAGACCCTTGTCAG GTTGGAAGGTGGCATCCCTCCTCTTGTTGATTTGCTTGAATCCGATGATACAGAGGTACATAGAGCTGCTACAGAGGCTTTAAGAACTCTTGCATTTCAAAATGCTGAGAATAAAGACCAG GTGCTGGAGCAAATGTTATATCTTATGCGCTTCGGGGAAAAGGCTGTTCAGAAACGTGTAGCTCTTGCTCTTGCACATCTATGTTCCGCCGATGACCGTAAAGCTATTTTCATAGACAATAATG GATTAGAATTGTTGTTGAATCTTCTTGGATCTACAACCAAAAAGGAGAAGCGTGAAGCCGCTGAAGCGCTTCACACAATGGCTACCAAAGGAATGAGTGTCTCTATTGTTGATCTTGCGCCTGCATCCCCAACTCCCCTG GTTTACATGGGTGAGCAATATGTAAACAATCCAGTACTTTCTGATGTCACATTCATAGTTGAAG GCAAACGCTTTCATGCTCATAGAGCTTGTTTACTTTCATCTGATATATTTCGCGCAATGTTTGATGGTGGTTACAAG GAAAAGGAATCCAAGGAAATAGAGATTCCCAACATCAAATGGAATGTCTTTGAGTTGATGATGAG ATTTATATACACCGGAACAGTAGCTGTTGATTTAGATATTGCCCTGGACCTCCTTAAAGCTGCAGATCAATATCTTCTCGACGGCCTTAAGCGTATTTGTGAATCTGTTATTTATGAG GACATTTCTGTGGAAAATGTTTCAGTAATGTATGTGATGTCAGACACCTATAATGCTACATCGTTAAAATATTCATGCATACTCTTTATCTTGAAGCATTTTGATAATGTGAGCGCCAAACCGTG GTATTCTCGCTTTATCCGTTGCATTAAGCCGGACATTCGGAACTTCTTCTCGACTTTACTTACCATGCCTAAACACGCTAGCTAG
- the LOC131621662 gene encoding uncharacterized protein LOC131621662 — protein sequence MGRGRPRKTAARTPPAVVHVFTPSSSSLTGSSSNTHMKLDTTLKVTEERPSLVAIGEESVPIVPNLKKDAEIPEKPLPWVEIIKGNRVPSNGIEISYTAPNVVNGEIEVSIETQDIASELQYWENSLVMYVIGEDLSMNAVRKFMLNMWNFISLPELYYNNEGYFIIRFNSKSDRDMVLVRGPYTIHRKPMFLHEWKPDFKMQDDMIRTLPLWAMFPQLALMYWGEKSIGKISSALGKPLMTDECTAKKLRVSYARVLIEIDVTKELQQYINIRGPSGELLRQDVEYEWRPQFCTKCNKVGHECKENTTKEPVKGEQRWEPKPIQQPIEKNSTEQAIAAVNANEDPKEWI from the coding sequence ATGGGACGTGGCCGGCCACGCAAAACGGCGGCACGCACACCACCGGCGGTGGTTCATGTATTCACACCATCGTCTTCATCACTTACAGGCAGCAGTAGCAACACGCACATGAAGTTGGACACGACATTGAAGGTGACTGAAGAGAGACCAAGTCTTGTAGCAATTGGTGAGGAAAGTGTACCTATTGTTCCAAATCTGAAGAAGGATGCAGAGATACCAGAGAAGCCTCTACCATGGGTGGAGATAATCAAAGGTAACCGTGTTCCTTCCAATGGTATAGAAATATCTTACACAGCTCCTAATGTAGTGAATGGGGAAATCGAAGTTAGTATTGAAACTCAGGACATTGCTTCTGAACTTCAATATTGGGAAAATTCTCTCGTGATGTATGTTATAGGGGAAGATCTTTCCATGAATGCTGTTAGGAAATTTATGCTTAATATGTGGAATTTCATCTCCCTGCCAGAGCTATACTACAACAATGAAGGTTATTTTATCATTCGTTTCAACTCGAAGAGTGATAGGGATATGGTTTTAGTGAGGGGACCATATACCATTCATAGGAAACCTATGTTCCTTCATGAATGGAAACCTGATTTCAAGATGCAGGATGACATGATTAGAACCTTACCCCTATGGGCTATGTTTCCACAGTTAGCATTGATGTATTGGGGTGAAAAGAGCATAGGGAAGATATCTAGTGCACTGGGAAAGCCTCTTATGACTGATGAGTGTACTGCCAAGAAACTGAGAGTCTCGTATGCCAGGGTGCTTATTGAGATAGATGTAACAAAGGAATTGCAGCAATACATCAACATTCGAGGGCCATCTGGGGAACTCCTTAGACAGGATGTGGAATATGAGTGGAGGCCACAATTCTGTACTAAATGCAACAAGGTCGGGCATGAATGCAAAGAAAACACTACCAAAGAGCCTGTTAAGGGGGAACAGAGATGGGAACCAAAGCCAATACAACAGCCAATTGAGAAAAATAGCACTGAGCAAGCAATAGCAGCAGTAAATGCAAATGAAGACCCTAAGGAATGGATATAG
- the LOC131621663 gene encoding uncharacterized protein LOC131621663: MAIYNVLLSKSVEGKLMRGVIDMVGSQFSVSRSTIKRIWRQGKNSGSHVDVSHKLTKNCGRKRIQVGFNRIHDISLRQRTSIRSISSAMNMSKSTLHRYLKLGVIRKHSNAIKPFLKEENKRARLQFCISMLDGTSLPHGPTFSTMYNIVHIDEKWFYMTKSSENYYLLRDEEEPIRICKSKNFIEKVMFLVAIARPRFDAEGHELFARKIDVFPLVTHEPAKRSCINRVAGTLETKPITSVNKQVIQSYLIEKALPAIKKKWPREEIGSPIFIQQDNARTHIDINDDEFVE; this comes from the coding sequence ATGGCAATATATAATGTTCTATTGAGTAAGAGTGTTGAAGGAAAACTTATGAGAGGGGTGATTGATATGGTGGGATCACAATTTTCAGTTTCAAGAAGCACAATTAAGCGCATTTGGAGGCAAGGAAAAAATAGTGGTAGCCATGTTGATGTGTCCCATAAGTTAACAAAAAATTGTGGTCGTAAGAGAATTCAAGTTGGTTTTAATCGAATTCATGATATTTCTTTGCGTCAAAGGACATCTATTAGATCTATTTCTTCTGCAATGAATATGAGTAAGAGCACTTTGCATAGATATTTAAAGTTGGGAGTTATACGAAAGCATTCAAATGCTATAAAACCTTTTTTGAAGGAAGAAAACAAAAGAGCTAGATTACAATTTTGTATATCAATGCTTGATGGTACAAGTTTGCCACATGGACCAACTTTTTCAACAATGTATAACATTGTTCATATAGATGAGAAGTGGTTTTATATGACAAAAAGTTCTGAGAATTATTATTTGCTACGAGATGAAGAAGAACCAATACGCATTTGTAAAAGTAAAAATTTTATTGAAAAAGTTATGTTCCTAGTTGCTATAGCTCGTCCAAGATTTGATGCAGAGGGGCATGAACTATTTGCTAGAAAAATTGATGTATTTCCTTTGGTCACACATGAGCCCGCTAAAAGGAGTTGTATTAATAGAGTTGCGGGAACACTAGAAACAAAACCAATCACTTCGGTTAATAAACAAGTCATACAGTCATACTTGATTGAGAAGGCTTTACCTGCCATAAAGAAAAAATGGCCAAGAGAAGAAATAGGTTCTCCAATATTTATTCAACAAGATAATGCAAGAACACACATTGATATAAATGATGATGAGTTTGTCGAGTAG